A region of Lycium barbarum isolate Lr01 chromosome 3, ASM1917538v2, whole genome shotgun sequence DNA encodes the following proteins:
- the LOC132630871 gene encoding uncharacterized protein LOC132630871 isoform X1, producing MALSVSDLPAMYSLLTNSLSAEQTIRKPAETTLAQSENRPGFCSCLMEVITAKDLVTQVDVRLMASVYFKNSINRYWRSRRDSSGISNEEKSHLRQKLLSHLREENYQIALTLSVIISKIARIDYPKEWPDLFSFLAQQLQSADIRTSHRIFMILYRTLKELSTKRLTSDQRTFAEICTQFFDYSWHLWQTDVQTILKGFSALAQTFGGSAAELHHDDLYLTCERWFLCSKIIRQLIISGFPSDAKTLQEVRHVKEVAPVLLNAIQSLLPYYSSFRDHQPKFWDLLKRACTKLMKILVTIQQRHPYSFGDKCVLPLVMEFCLSKILDPEPHVMSFEQFMIQCMVMVKTVLEGKEYKTSLAGRVVDENRVTFEQMKQNISSTVAGLLTSLLPTDRVVLLCNVLIRRYFVLTASDMEEWYQNPETFYHEQDSVLWSEKLRPCAEALYIVLFENHSQLLGPVVVSILQEAMSGCPSAVNEITRALLLKDAAYGAAAYIYYELSNYLSFKDWFNGALSLELRNDHPNMRIIHRKVALILGQWVSEIKDDTRRAVYCALIRLLQDNDLCVRLTACRSLYFHIEDATFNENEFLDLLPVCWDLCFKLVDEVQEFDSKVQVLNTISVLIARVTEVTPYANKLMLFFQKAWEESSGESILQIQLLTALKNFVVALGYQSPKSYGMLLPILQSGINVTSPDELLEDCMQLWEATLINAPSMVPELLGYFPCLVEILERSFDHLKVATNIIEDYVILGGREFLSLHASSVAKLLDLVVGNVNDRGLLSVIPVIDILVQCFPMEVPQLISSTLQKLIIACLTGGDDHDPSKAAVKASSAALLARVLVMNTNYLAQLTSDPSLSIHLQKSGFPEEENILLCLVDIWLEKVDNVTSFQRKTIGLALSIILTLRLPQVLDKLDQIMSVCTSVILGASEDLSEEESSHSSDSVCSSKPHVPSKELRRRQMKLSDPINQISLEDSVRDNLQTCSTLHGESFNAAIGRLHPAVLNQLKQALKMP from the exons ATGGCTTTATCAGTGTCAGACCTACCAGCAATGTATTCATTACTCACAAATTCACTTAGCGCTGAACAAACCATTCGTAAACCGGCTGAAACTACCCTAGCTCAATCTGAAAACCGCCCCGGTTTTTGTTCTTGTCTTATG GAAGTGATTACTGCTAAGGATTTAGTGACTCAAGTTGATGTGAGATTAATGGCATCGGTTTACTTTAAAAATAGCATTAATCGGTATTGGAGAAGCAGGCGTGATTCGTC GGGTATTAGCAATGAGGAGAAATCACACTTGAGACAAAAGCTGTTGTCACACTTGAGGGAAGAGAATTACCAG ATTGCCCTTACATTGTCTGTGATCATCTCAAAGATTGCTCGAATCGACTACCCTAAAGAATG GCcagatcttttttcttttttagcaCAACAGCTTCAATCGGCAGATATTCGTACTTCACATAgaatattcatgattctttaCAGAACCTTGAAGGAGTTGTCTACAAAGAGGCTTACATCAGACCAAAGGACCTTTGCTGAG ATATGCACACAGTTCTTCGATTACAGTTGGCATCTTTGGCAGACTGATGTGCAGACAATACTCAAAGGTTTCTCAGCTCTTGCTCAAACCTTTGGAGGGAGTGCTGCTGAATTACATCATGATGATCTTTACCTAACATGCGAGAGATGGTTTCTATGTTCAAAGATAATAAGGCAGTTGATAATTTCTGGGTTTCCGAGCGATGCCAAAACCTTACAG GAGGTGCGGCATGTCAAAGAGGTTGCTCCAGTGCTTTTGAATGCCATCCAATCGCTACTTCCTTACT ATTCATCTTTCCGGGACCATCAGCCTAAATTTTGGGATTTATTAAAAAGGGCTTGTACAAAGTTAATGAAGATTTTAGTCACCATCCAGCAGCGACATCCTTATTCGTTCGGGGATAAATGTGTCCTTCCACTTGTCATGGAATTCTGTTTAAGCAAGATTTTAGATCCTGAACCACATGTTATGTCCTTTGAGCAATTCATGATTCAATGTATGGTAATGGTGAAAACAGTTTTGGAAGGTAAAGAGTATAAGACAAGCTTGGCAGGACGCGTGGTTGATGAAAATAGGGTTACATTTGAGCAGATGAAGCAAAACATATCTAGTACGGTTGCTGGCCTTCTTACTTCCCTTTTGCCTACTGACCGGGTTGTACTCCTGTGTAATGTATTGATAAGGAG GTACTTTGTTCTGACTGCAAGTGATATGGAGGAATGGTACCAGAACCCAGAGACTTTCTATCACGAGCAGGATTCAGTGCTATGGTCAGAGAAACTAAGGCCATGTGCTGAAGCTCTATATATTGTCTTGTTTGAAAATCATAGTCAA CTGCTAGGACCTGTTGTTGTCTCTATTCTGCAAGAGGCTATGAGTGGTTGCCCTTCTGCAGTTAATGAGATAACTCGGGCATTGCTTCTTAAGGATGCTGCTTATGGTGCTGCCGCTTACATTTACTATGAGCTCTCAAACTATCTGAGTTTCAAGGATTG GTTTAATGGAGCATTGTCATTGGAGTTGAGAAATGATCATCCCAATATGCGGATAATACACAGAAAAGTAGCACTAATCCTTGGACAATGGGTTTCAGAG ATTAAAGATGACACCAGAAGAGCAGTTTATTGTGCTCTAATCAGATTACTTCAGGACAATGACTTGTGTGTAAGG CTGACAGCATGCCGGTCCTTGTATTTTCATATTGAGGATGCAACTTTTAATGAGAATGAGTTCTTAGATCTTCTTCCTGTTTGTTGGGATCTGTGTTTCAAATTGGTGGACGAAGTACAGGAATTTGACTCAAAG GTTCAAGTTTTGAATACTATCTCTGTTCTGATAGCACGTGTTACTGAAGTTACGCCATATGCAAACAAGTTGATGCTATTTTTCCAGAAG GCATGGGAAGAATCTTCTGGTGAAAGCATCTTGCAGATTCAACTTCTTACTGCCCTGAAGAATTTTGTAGTTGCTCTCGGTTATCAGTCGCCTAAATCATATGGTATGTTATTGCCGATTTTGCAAAGTGGAATTAACGTAACCAGCCCTGATGAACTTCTAGAGGACTGCATGCAG TTATGGGAAGCAACACTTATTAATGCGCCTTCTATGGTACCAGAGTTGTTGGGGTATTTCCCATGTCTTGTCGAAATCTTGGAAAGAAGTTTTGATCACTTGAAG GTTGCTACCAATATCATTGAAGACTATGTTATTTTGGGTGGAAGGGAATTTCTCAGTTTGCATGCGTCTAGTGTTGCTAAACTTCTAGATCTGGTGGTTGGGAATGTCAATGACAGGGGACTACTCTCAGTTATTCCAGTCATTGACATTCTAGTTCAG TGTTTCCCGATGGAAGTGCCTCAGCTAATCAGCTCCACTCTGCAG AAATTAATAATCGCGTGCCTGACTGGGGGAGATGATCACGATCCTTCCAAGGCAGCTGTCAAAGCATCATCAGCAGCCCTGCTGGCAAGGGTTTTGGTGATGAACACTAATTATCTTGCGCAGCTAACTTCTGATCCATCACTGTCTATACACCTTCAGAAATCTGGTTTTCCTGAAGAAGAAAATATACTCCTTTGCCTTGTCGACATATGGCTTGAAAAG GTTGACAATGTTACCTCTTTCCAGAGGAAGACAATTGGTTTGGCCCTCTCTATAATTCTAACCTTGAGGTTGCCTCAAGTACTTGATAAACTTGATCAGATTATGAG TGTGTGTACTAGTGTTATACTGGGTGCAAGTGAGGATTTAAGTGAAGAAGAGTCTAG CCACAGTAGTGACAGTGTATGCTCTAGCAAGCCTCATGTGCC
- the LOC132630871 gene encoding uncharacterized protein LOC132630871 isoform X2 has protein sequence MALSVSDLPAMYSLLTNSLSAEQTIRKPAETTLAQSENRPGFCSCLMEVITAKDLVTQVDVRLMASVYFKNSINRYWRSRRDSSGISNEEKSHLRQKLLSHLREENYQIALTLSVIISKIARIDYPKEWPDLFSFLAQQLQSADIRTSHRIFMILYRTLKELSTKRLTSDQRTFAEICTQFFDYSWHLWQTDVQTILKGFSALAQTFGGSAAELHHDDLYLTCERWFLCSKIIRQLIISGFPSDAKTLQEVRHVKEVAPVLLNAIQSLLPYYSSFRDHQPKFWDLLKRACTKLMKILVTIQQRHPYSFGDKCVLPLVMEFCLSKILDPEPHVMSFEQFMIQCMVMVKTVLEGKEYKTSLAGRVVDENRVTFEQMKQNISSTVAGLLTSLLPTDRVVLLCNVLIRRYFVLTASDMEEWYQNPETFYHEQDSVLWSEKLRPCAEALYIVLFENHSQLLGPVVVSILQEAMSGCPSAVNEITRALLLKDAAYGAAAYIYYELSNYLSFKDWFNGALSLELRNDHPNMRIIHRKVALILGQWVSEIKDDTRRAVYCALIRLLQDNDLCVRLTACRSLYFHIEDATFNENEFLDLLPVCWDLCFKLVDEVQEFDSKVQVLNTISVLIARVTEVTPYANKLMLFFQKAWEESSGESILQIQLLTALKNFVVALGYQSPKSYGMLLPILQSGINVTSPDELLEDCMQLWEATLINAPSMVPELLGYFPCLVEILERSFDHLKVATNIIEDYVILGGREFLSLHASSVAKLLDLVVGNVNDRGLLSVIPVIDILVQCFPMEVPQLISSTLQKLIIACLTGGDDHDPSKAAVKASSAALLARVLVMNTNYLAQLTSDPSLSIHLQKSGFPEEENILLCLVDIWLEKVDNVTSFQRKTIGLALSIILTLRLPQVLDKLDQIMSVCTSVILGASEDLSEEESSSDSVCSSKPHVPSKELRRRQMKLSDPINQISLEDSVRDNLQTCSTLHGESFNAAIGRLHPAVLNQLKQALKMP, from the exons ATGGCTTTATCAGTGTCAGACCTACCAGCAATGTATTCATTACTCACAAATTCACTTAGCGCTGAACAAACCATTCGTAAACCGGCTGAAACTACCCTAGCTCAATCTGAAAACCGCCCCGGTTTTTGTTCTTGTCTTATG GAAGTGATTACTGCTAAGGATTTAGTGACTCAAGTTGATGTGAGATTAATGGCATCGGTTTACTTTAAAAATAGCATTAATCGGTATTGGAGAAGCAGGCGTGATTCGTC GGGTATTAGCAATGAGGAGAAATCACACTTGAGACAAAAGCTGTTGTCACACTTGAGGGAAGAGAATTACCAG ATTGCCCTTACATTGTCTGTGATCATCTCAAAGATTGCTCGAATCGACTACCCTAAAGAATG GCcagatcttttttcttttttagcaCAACAGCTTCAATCGGCAGATATTCGTACTTCACATAgaatattcatgattctttaCAGAACCTTGAAGGAGTTGTCTACAAAGAGGCTTACATCAGACCAAAGGACCTTTGCTGAG ATATGCACACAGTTCTTCGATTACAGTTGGCATCTTTGGCAGACTGATGTGCAGACAATACTCAAAGGTTTCTCAGCTCTTGCTCAAACCTTTGGAGGGAGTGCTGCTGAATTACATCATGATGATCTTTACCTAACATGCGAGAGATGGTTTCTATGTTCAAAGATAATAAGGCAGTTGATAATTTCTGGGTTTCCGAGCGATGCCAAAACCTTACAG GAGGTGCGGCATGTCAAAGAGGTTGCTCCAGTGCTTTTGAATGCCATCCAATCGCTACTTCCTTACT ATTCATCTTTCCGGGACCATCAGCCTAAATTTTGGGATTTATTAAAAAGGGCTTGTACAAAGTTAATGAAGATTTTAGTCACCATCCAGCAGCGACATCCTTATTCGTTCGGGGATAAATGTGTCCTTCCACTTGTCATGGAATTCTGTTTAAGCAAGATTTTAGATCCTGAACCACATGTTATGTCCTTTGAGCAATTCATGATTCAATGTATGGTAATGGTGAAAACAGTTTTGGAAGGTAAAGAGTATAAGACAAGCTTGGCAGGACGCGTGGTTGATGAAAATAGGGTTACATTTGAGCAGATGAAGCAAAACATATCTAGTACGGTTGCTGGCCTTCTTACTTCCCTTTTGCCTACTGACCGGGTTGTACTCCTGTGTAATGTATTGATAAGGAG GTACTTTGTTCTGACTGCAAGTGATATGGAGGAATGGTACCAGAACCCAGAGACTTTCTATCACGAGCAGGATTCAGTGCTATGGTCAGAGAAACTAAGGCCATGTGCTGAAGCTCTATATATTGTCTTGTTTGAAAATCATAGTCAA CTGCTAGGACCTGTTGTTGTCTCTATTCTGCAAGAGGCTATGAGTGGTTGCCCTTCTGCAGTTAATGAGATAACTCGGGCATTGCTTCTTAAGGATGCTGCTTATGGTGCTGCCGCTTACATTTACTATGAGCTCTCAAACTATCTGAGTTTCAAGGATTG GTTTAATGGAGCATTGTCATTGGAGTTGAGAAATGATCATCCCAATATGCGGATAATACACAGAAAAGTAGCACTAATCCTTGGACAATGGGTTTCAGAG ATTAAAGATGACACCAGAAGAGCAGTTTATTGTGCTCTAATCAGATTACTTCAGGACAATGACTTGTGTGTAAGG CTGACAGCATGCCGGTCCTTGTATTTTCATATTGAGGATGCAACTTTTAATGAGAATGAGTTCTTAGATCTTCTTCCTGTTTGTTGGGATCTGTGTTTCAAATTGGTGGACGAAGTACAGGAATTTGACTCAAAG GTTCAAGTTTTGAATACTATCTCTGTTCTGATAGCACGTGTTACTGAAGTTACGCCATATGCAAACAAGTTGATGCTATTTTTCCAGAAG GCATGGGAAGAATCTTCTGGTGAAAGCATCTTGCAGATTCAACTTCTTACTGCCCTGAAGAATTTTGTAGTTGCTCTCGGTTATCAGTCGCCTAAATCATATGGTATGTTATTGCCGATTTTGCAAAGTGGAATTAACGTAACCAGCCCTGATGAACTTCTAGAGGACTGCATGCAG TTATGGGAAGCAACACTTATTAATGCGCCTTCTATGGTACCAGAGTTGTTGGGGTATTTCCCATGTCTTGTCGAAATCTTGGAAAGAAGTTTTGATCACTTGAAG GTTGCTACCAATATCATTGAAGACTATGTTATTTTGGGTGGAAGGGAATTTCTCAGTTTGCATGCGTCTAGTGTTGCTAAACTTCTAGATCTGGTGGTTGGGAATGTCAATGACAGGGGACTACTCTCAGTTATTCCAGTCATTGACATTCTAGTTCAG TGTTTCCCGATGGAAGTGCCTCAGCTAATCAGCTCCACTCTGCAG AAATTAATAATCGCGTGCCTGACTGGGGGAGATGATCACGATCCTTCCAAGGCAGCTGTCAAAGCATCATCAGCAGCCCTGCTGGCAAGGGTTTTGGTGATGAACACTAATTATCTTGCGCAGCTAACTTCTGATCCATCACTGTCTATACACCTTCAGAAATCTGGTTTTCCTGAAGAAGAAAATATACTCCTTTGCCTTGTCGACATATGGCTTGAAAAG GTTGACAATGTTACCTCTTTCCAGAGGAAGACAATTGGTTTGGCCCTCTCTATAATTCTAACCTTGAGGTTGCCTCAAGTACTTGATAAACTTGATCAGATTATGAG TGTGTGTACTAGTGTTATACTGGGTGCAAGTGAGGATTTAAGTGAAGAAGAGTCTAG TAGTGACAGTGTATGCTCTAGCAAGCCTCATGTGCC